The Agrobacterium vitis genome has a segment encoding these proteins:
- a CDS encoding DUF1127 domain-containing protein, with protein MVMVTIDTIILRDTDVAGNAQSSNHHDSVLRGPVWRLLKNIGTVRGRLKRWQVTRRTRKDLTDMDACLLRDIGISRDEARLEMRKSIYLHWTAELLPPHHHAPIKFPML; from the coding sequence ATGGTGATGGTGACAATAGATACAATTATCTTGCGGGACACGGATGTTGCTGGCAATGCCCAGTCGAGCAATCATCACGACAGTGTTTTGCGTGGTCCTGTATGGCGGCTCTTGAAAAATATCGGGACGGTGAGGGGACGGCTGAAGCGGTGGCAGGTGACGCGCCGGACCCGAAAGGACCTTACGGATATGGATGCGTGTCTGTTACGCGATATCGGCATATCGCGTGACGAAGCCCGCTTGGAAATGCGTAAGTCTATTTATCTTCACTGGACGGCTGAACTTTTGCCGCCGCATCATCATGCACCGATCAAGTTCCCCATGCTGTAG
- the purS gene encoding phosphoribosylformylglycinamidine synthase subunit PurS, translated as MIKARVTVTLKNGVLDPQGKAIEGALGALGFGGVNHVRQGKVFDLSLDTADKAAAEAELKAMCEKLLANTVIENYAISID; from the coding sequence GTGATTAAGGCTCGCGTCACCGTTACGTTGAAAAACGGCGTTCTGGACCCGCAAGGCAAGGCTATCGAAGGGGCGCTCGGCGCGCTTGGCTTCGGTGGCGTCAACCATGTCCGTCAGGGCAAGGTTTTCGACCTGTCGCTCGATACCGCCGACAAGGCCGCAGCAGAAGCGGAATTGAAAGCCATGTGCGAAAAGCTGCTGGCCAATACCGTGATCGAAAATTACGCGATCTCGATCGATTGA
- the purC gene encoding phosphoribosylaminoimidazolesuccinocarboxamide synthase, with amino-acid sequence MNRRRRIYEGKAKILYEGPEPGTLIQFFKDDATAFNKKKHDVIDGKGVLNNRICEYVYTHLNKIGIPTHFIRRLNMREQLIKEVEIIPLEIVVRNVAAGSLSKRLGIEEGVVLPRSIIEFYYKSDALEDPIVSEEHITAFGWANPAELDDIMALAIRVNDFLSGLFLGIGIQLVDFKIECGRLYEGDMMRIVLADEISPDSCRLWDVETHEKLDKDRFRHDMGGLLEAYQEVARRLGIINENEPVRGTGPVLVK; translated from the coding sequence ATGAACCGTCGCCGCCGTATTTACGAAGGCAAGGCCAAGATCCTGTACGAGGGTCCTGAGCCGGGCACGCTGATCCAGTTTTTCAAGGATGATGCAACAGCCTTCAACAAGAAAAAGCATGATGTCATCGACGGCAAAGGCGTGTTGAACAATCGCATCTGCGAATATGTCTACACGCATCTGAACAAGATCGGCATTCCCACCCACTTCATCCGTCGCCTCAACATGCGTGAGCAGCTGATCAAGGAAGTGGAAATCATCCCGCTGGAAATCGTTGTGCGCAATGTCGCCGCCGGTTCCCTGTCCAAACGTCTCGGCATCGAGGAAGGCGTGGTTCTGCCGCGCTCCATCATCGAATTCTATTACAAGTCCGATGCGCTGGAAGATCCGATCGTCTCGGAAGAGCATATCACCGCGTTTGGCTGGGCCAATCCGGCTGAGCTGGACGATATCATGGCGCTGGCCATTCGCGTCAATGACTTCCTTTCCGGGCTTTTCCTCGGTATCGGCATTCAGCTGGTCGATTTCAAGATCGAATGCGGACGCCTCTACGAAGGCGACATGATGCGCATCGTTTTGGCCGACGAGATTTCGCCCGACAGCTGCCGCCTTTGGGACGTCGAAACCCACGAGAAACTGGACAAGGACCGCTTCCGCCACGATATGGGTGGGCTGCTGGAAGCCTATCAGGAAGTGGCGCGCCGTCTCGGCATCATCAATGAAAACGAACCCGTTCGCGGCACCGGCCCGGTTCTGGTCAAGTAG
- the purQ gene encoding phosphoribosylformylglycinamidine synthase subunit PurQ has product MKSAVVQLPGLNRDRDMIAALTKISGTAPVTIWQTETEIPDVDLIVIPGGFSYGDYLRCGAIAARMPVMQAIKAKADQGVKVLGVCNGFQILLEAGMLPGALMRNASLKFVCREVKLEVVNDDTDFSRAYAAGQIIRCPVAHHDGNYFADPDTLQSIEGNGQVVFRYAEGTNPNGSLNNIAGVINAKGNVLGMMPHPENLIEAAHGGNDGRGLFASALDVVAAA; this is encoded by the coding sequence ATGAAATCCGCCGTTGTTCAACTGCCCGGCCTGAACCGTGACCGCGATATGATCGCGGCTCTGACCAAGATTTCCGGCACGGCTCCCGTCACAATCTGGCAGACGGAAACCGAAATCCCGGATGTCGACCTCATCGTCATCCCCGGCGGCTTTTCCTATGGCGACTATCTGCGTTGCGGCGCCATTGCCGCGCGCATGCCAGTTATGCAGGCCATCAAGGCCAAGGCCGATCAGGGCGTCAAGGTTCTCGGCGTCTGCAACGGTTTCCAGATCCTGCTGGAAGCCGGCATGCTGCCAGGCGCGCTGATGCGCAATGCATCGTTGAAATTCGTCTGTCGCGAAGTGAAGCTGGAAGTCGTCAATGACGATACGGATTTCTCCCGTGCCTATGCTGCAGGCCAGATCATCCGCTGCCCGGTCGCCCACCACGACGGCAATTATTTTGCTGACCCCGACACACTGCAATCCATCGAAGGCAATGGCCAGGTGGTGTTTCGCTACGCCGAAGGCACCAATCCAAATGGCTCTCTCAACAATATTGCCGGTGTTATCAACGCCAAGGGCAATGTGCTGGGCATGATGCCGCATCCGGAAAACCTGATCGAAGCCGCCCATGGCGGCAATGACGGTCGGGGCCTGTTTGCGTCCGCTCTCGACGTCGTCGCAGCAGCCTGA
- a CDS encoding RBBP9/YdeN family alpha/beta hydrolase, whose product MKASQAEILIVPGYTNSGPDHWQSRWEGKLSTARRVEQAEWAKPVREDWVKRLVEEVNRAEKPVVLVGHSLGVPTIVHAVPHFQRKVAGAFLVAPPDVANSAIRPRHLMTFGPYPRTPLPFPTLIVASRNDPFGTYDHAEDIAKAWGGLVVDAGEAGHLNAESGHGPWPEGTMVFAQFLSKLSAED is encoded by the coding sequence ATGAAGGCATCGCAAGCAGAAATTTTGATCGTTCCCGGCTATACCAATTCCGGGCCGGACCATTGGCAAAGCCGTTGGGAGGGCAAATTGTCCACCGCGCGCCGCGTCGAGCAGGCCGAATGGGCAAAGCCTGTCCGGGAAGATTGGGTGAAGCGGCTGGTGGAAGAGGTCAACCGTGCCGAAAAACCTGTCGTGCTGGTGGGCCACTCGCTGGGTGTGCCAACGATCGTGCATGCCGTGCCGCATTTCCAACGCAAGGTGGCCGGTGCCTTTCTCGTGGCGCCGCCGGACGTAGCCAATTCGGCAATCCGGCCCCGCCACTTGATGACGTTCGGCCCCTATCCCCGTACGCCCCTGCCTTTTCCCACATTGATCGTCGCCAGCCGCAACGATCCTTTTGGCACCTATGACCATGCCGAGGATATTGCAAAGGCTTGGGGAGGCCTTGTCGTCGATGCAGGCGAGGCAGGCCATCTCAATGCCGAGTCCGGTCATGGTCCCTGGCCCGAAGGCACCATGGTTTTTGCCCAGTTTCTCAGCAAGCTTTCCGCCGAGGACTGA
- a CDS encoding acyloxyacyl hydrolase, translated as MIALSSIRAPALVGLLLFTITTQSAFAGDTVFDELRFGAVTSIQGHEHGGAGEVTMLFDPFSRDSASGFLDSLARPRVHVGGEIGGDSLNNQIYAGFSWTTDIFSSKAFIEAGFGGVIHDGAIDEQHRNGPDLGCRVLFREYAALGYRINKTWSIMGQIEHASNADLCDPNDGMTRAGVMVGYKF; from the coding sequence ATGATTGCGCTGTCTTCGATAAGAGCACCGGCCTTGGTCGGCCTTTTACTGTTTACGATCACCACCCAATCCGCATTTGCTGGCGACACTGTTTTTGATGAATTGCGTTTCGGGGCCGTCACCTCGATCCAGGGCCATGAACATGGCGGCGCCGGTGAAGTCACCATGTTGTTCGACCCATTCTCCCGCGATTCTGCCTCCGGTTTCCTTGACAGCCTCGCACGGCCAAGGGTTCATGTCGGCGGAGAAATCGGTGGCGACAGCCTCAATAATCAGATCTATGCCGGCTTCAGCTGGACCACCGACATCTTCTCCTCCAAAGCCTTTATCGAAGCAGGCTTTGGCGGCGTGATCCATGATGGCGCCATTGATGAGCAACACCGCAACGGCCCTGATCTTGGCTGCCGCGTGCTGTTTCGCGAATATGCGGCGCTCGGCTACCGCATCAACAAGACCTGGAGCATCATGGGGCAGATCGAGCACGCTTCAAACGCCGATCTCTGCGATCCGAATGATGGCATGACCCGGGCGGGCGTGATGGTCGGTTATAAATTCTGA
- a CDS encoding aminotransferase-like domain-containing protein: MVTHWLPDLSTAEGPLYIRIADRAEADIKTGRLSSGAKLPPQRDLAFDLKVTIGTITRAYALLRERGLVTGEVGRGTYVQSSLAESETDSHRDPVTLTYGGTRTLSPPPGKLRFDTTAAIDVGQADIIGRLMTDIARDQPDEIASYTRNLLPDWLEAGRRWLSNGDWSPEAANIVPQMGVHAGVNAVIAAISGTGDRIVCEHLTYSQIARSASLMGRQIALVDSDHDGILPEDFERVCAREHPKAAFIMSSGQNPTLSCLSLSRRLEIVDIARRYNVWLIEDYIYGALVGDGIPLLAQLAPDRTFLLNSLSKSVAAGVRGGWVACPDHMSQRVRVTQKMVCGGLPFLLAELSARLVLSGAADDIRGRVLEELSAREQIVRQLFEGYEFRSHPRLPYFWLKLPEPWLSGTFKQAALDQGVLIDDEDEFKPARSSRVFHHIRAGFSEGRDRSIAEGGLIALRRILDQIPVGSNAVM, encoded by the coding sequence ATGGTAACACATTGGCTCCCCGACCTTTCGACAGCAGAGGGTCCGCTTTATATCAGGATTGCGGATCGGGCAGAGGCGGATATCAAGACCGGCAGGTTGTCGTCCGGCGCAAAGCTGCCGCCGCAGCGGGATCTTGCCTTTGATTTGAAGGTAACAATCGGGACAATTACCCGAGCCTATGCGCTGTTGCGGGAACGTGGGCTGGTGACCGGTGAAGTCGGGCGCGGCACTTACGTCCAATCAAGCTTGGCCGAGAGTGAAACCGATAGTCATCGCGACCCGGTTACTCTCACCTATGGCGGCACGCGAACGCTGTCGCCGCCACCGGGCAAACTGCGTTTTGACACCACCGCTGCCATCGATGTCGGCCAGGCGGACATTATCGGCCGTTTGATGACAGACATTGCCCGCGATCAACCGGACGAGATCGCCAGCTACACCCGGAACCTGCTACCCGACTGGCTGGAAGCGGGCCGCCGCTGGCTATCGAATGGCGACTGGAGCCCGGAGGCTGCCAATATCGTGCCGCAGATGGGTGTCCATGCCGGGGTCAATGCGGTGATCGCCGCCATCAGCGGCACCGGCGACCGGATCGTTTGCGAACATCTCACCTATTCGCAGATTGCCCGCAGCGCCTCGCTGATGGGTCGTCAAATTGCGTTGGTCGATTCCGACCATGATGGCATCCTGCCGGAGGACTTTGAACGGGTCTGCGCACGCGAGCACCCAAAAGCAGCCTTCATTATGTCATCGGGCCAGAACCCGACATTGTCCTGCCTTTCCCTGTCACGTCGGCTGGAGATCGTTGACATTGCTCGCCGTTATAATGTCTGGCTGATCGAGGATTACATTTATGGGGCGCTGGTTGGCGATGGCATTCCGCTGCTGGCCCAACTGGCGCCAGACCGGACATTTCTGCTCAACAGCCTGTCTAAATCCGTGGCGGCTGGAGTGCGCGGCGGCTGGGTTGCCTGCCCTGACCATATGAGCCAGCGGGTCCGCGTCACCCAGAAAATGGTCTGCGGCGGCCTGCCCTTCCTGCTGGCGGAACTATCGGCGCGCCTGGTTCTGTCGGGGGCTGCGGATGATATTCGCGGACGGGTGCTGGAAGAGCTTTCCGCTCGGGAACAGATTGTCCGGCAGTTGTTCGAAGGCTACGAATTCCGCTCGCATCCACGCCTGCCGTATTTCTGGCTGAAATTGCCGGAACCATGGCTATCGGGCACATTCAAGCAGGCGGCGCTAGACCAGGGCGTGTTGATCGACGATGAGGACGAGTTCAAACCGGCCCGTTCATCACGGGTCTTTCATCATATCCGCGCCGGTTTCAGCGAAGGACGGGATCGAAGCATTGCTGAAGGTGGCCTGATCGCGCTCAGGCGCATTCTCGACCAGATCCCGGTCGGCAGCAACGCCGTCATGTGA